In the Sphingobacterium sp. PCS056 genome, CCAAAATAACAAACCAAATTGCAGCCGCTGCCGCAATAATTGCCGCTACACCACCCGAGACGTATTGCTCAGCCCAAATAAGGCCACCCATATCAATAAACAAAAGTAAAAATCCAACAACAATAGAATCGCGGATCGCTCTTTTGTTGAATATTTTATAACCTTTCAATACACAATACCCCATCAACAATATGCTTGCTGTAATAAACCTAAATGAGCCTAAAATGAATGGTGGGAAACTGTGAAGCGCCTTTTCAATAAAGAAAAAAGTTGACCCCCATACAATATACACCACAGCATATGCGAGTATGACCATTAAAGGGCTTGCTTGTTGTACTTTATTATTTAACATCTCTAAATTCCTTTCCTAAATTATTCCGGTATAACTAACTGTTGTTCTTCTTTTACTGTTTGTAAGACAATGGTGGTACGCGTTGAAATGATTCCTTCAATTTTACCCAATGTATTACGCATCAGATCCACTAAAGCAGTAGAATCAGCTGTTCTAACTTTGATAAGGTAACCATCGTCTCCAGCGATATCGTGGACTTCCTGCACTTCAGGTATCTCGGCTAGAAGAATCCCAACTTTCTGCTCTCCAATGATATCGTTTGCTTTGATAAATATAAACGATAATAGTTTTTGATCGATTGCCGCTGGATTTATTTTAGCATTATATTGTAAGATTACATTTTTCTGCTCTAATTTTTTAACACGCTCTAAAATTGCAGAAGGAGCCATACTGAGCTCTCTTGCAATATCGGCGTTGTTGATACGTGCATTGTCCTGCATTAAACGCAAGATTTTGTAATCTACATGATCTAAATTATATTCTACTTTTGTCATATCGAGTGCAAAGGTAAGTATATTTCGAATTATATTCAAATAATTTGATAAAAATCAGAATATAATTCTATTTAAGATCTTTTCTATTGGTTTGTAAATAGCCTATTTTGGTAGCTGGAGGACTAACTTAATATTGTAACATGTTGTTTTTTAGTCGATTACGTTTGATTTGAATTATCTTTGGCAATTGTGCTATCTCATCGAACATTATTCGCCAAAGGTTTCCATGGAATATTTTTCCCGTAATATCTTAATCATATAACTCGTACTCAGGGTGACGAGCAAGCCTACCACACAACCGATAGTGACACAGGCAAAGCGATCGAGGGCCGCAATGTACGATTTTAACTGATGCTCATGAACCACAACAATAATCATAGCCACCATCGCTGTACGTGCTACACTTAAGATATTAAAGAGTCTGCAGATCGCGACAGATGTAATCACCCCCAAAAGCATGGACCACATCTGAGGAAGATTGGTAAAGTAAAAAAGTATACCCGTGGCTGAACCTATAAAATTGGACTTTGTTCTATCAAAAGCAATCTTAGTGGCTTCGGTATCATCTGGAGATATAACTAATACAATGGAAATTAAGGTCCATATGGCCGAATATTCAGGAAAGCTGATATACAAGAAGTAGCCAATAGAAAAACCAATCAAAATACGGATCAAATAGATGATGAAGTCGGAGTGTAGGCTATATCGCATCAGTGTTTTACGCATCTTAATATGTTTTTTTGCAAAAGTACATCTTATTTGTAGAATCAAAAATCATTATGGTTGCGTTTTTATGCGTGTTTCATATTGTTTTTTCATTTTCTTGCAAGATCAATTCTTTTGATTACTTAAAATAGTTAGCTTTGTTTATATAAATTATACCAACTGTGAAGGAAAATATTTCTTTAGATCAATTATCGCAATCTTTGACAGGAGACTTGTACTATGATGATTCTGCATATCACCATACGATCCGCATTGCCTATTCTACGGATGCGTCCGTCTATCAGGAATTGCCACTAGCTGTCGCGATACCGAAAAATACCGAAGACATTAAAATTTTACTCCAGTTTGCTTCTGCAAACGGCATCACGATTATTCCAAGGACAGCAGGCACCTCTTTGGCTGGTCAGGTTGTTGGAAATGGTATTGTTATGGATATCTCCAAACACTTTAACAAGATCCTTGAACT is a window encoding:
- a CDS encoding FUSC family protein; the protein is MRKTLMRYSLHSDFIIYLIRILIGFSIGYFLYISFPEYSAIWTLISIVLVISPDDTEATKIAFDRTKSNFIGSATGILFYFTNLPQMWSMLLGVITSVAICRLFNILSVARTAMVAMIIVVVHEHQLKSYIAALDRFACVTIGCVVGLLVTLSTSYMIKILREKYSMETFGE
- a CDS encoding Lrp/AsnC family transcriptional regulator, which translates into the protein MTKVEYNLDHVDYKILRLMQDNARINNADIARELSMAPSAILERVKKLEQKNVILQYNAKINPAAIDQKLLSFIFIKANDIIGEQKVGILLAEIPEVQEVHDIAGDDGYLIKVRTADSTALVDLMRNTLGKIEGIISTRTTIVLQTVKEEQQLVIPE